The window TGGATGCCTGGGGCCTCTGGAATTAAACTTGTTACAGACATCATGCAAGGATCTGTGCCAGTGCCTGCATCCTCACAGAAAGAACGATAATAGTTCCACATACAGTAGGCTCCTGCAAGTGCCAACTTCCTTGATCTCCTCCAATGCAGACTCACGGATGGACTCCACCTTGTCCCTGTGAAGAGATTCTGCATGCTTTCAGCAGCCAGAGGGGAATTCTACTGCTGGCATCTTCACAAGCTGCCCCACGGCGGGACTTGCTCAGTGGCGCCTTGGGAGAATATCCATTCACACAGTTGTTTCACGACAGTACTTGCTGCAGACCCATGGAGGAACTTGCTTGCATGCTGCATCTCCTTTGAGCTCCTCAGCCTGTGCTGTTTGAACTCACCAGGGCTCCTGGCagtctgtttgcttgtttttccaacCGCTCTCCCTGATCCTATTGCATTCCCTCTCTTGCAGAGCCCAAAAAAGATGTGAACTTTGGAATGGGGTCTGTGAGCAGCTGTGGACTCGGTACATTTGTAAGACTTGTGCTGATTAATAGCAGGACTGGTTAACTGCTGTGGGCAGCCTTTCTGCGTGGCTGCAGGGTTGCAGGGCACCAGCCTTGCTTAGGCCCTTCACGatgttcctcctgctcccctttGACAGCCTGGTTGTTAATCTCTTGGGGATTTCCATAACTGTCCTCTTCACTTTGCTTCTGGTTTTCATCATTGTGCCAGCAATTTTTGGAGTTTCCTTTGGCATCCGCAAGGTTTACatgaaaacattattaaagatttttcaggTAAGTCATCTTCTCAAAATTTTGAGTGTTGGAGAGTGTTTACAGGGGTCTTGTCAAGCTTAGTCGTGCTAGGAAGAGAGGCTTTTGCCCCTCAGCATAGCATCATAGATGACTGGGGTGGGAAGCTGGTTTGCTGGTGACGCGCTGGTGCCAGATGACCTGCTGGAGTCATCTCagcaaaatgcaatttattgGACTAATGTTCAcgggctgtttttttttgtttgtttgtttgcttgtttgtttttgctgtaaTTAAGCCATTAAGTCTTCAGACAAAGTGGTAGGACAGGGTAGCATAGGCAGTAAGTACGCAAATAGTACAGCTGTCCTGTACAGCTGCAGATGTGCTGGGAGGAGGCGCGTGCTTGGATGGGTTAACGTCCCAGACAAGGCTGAGCGCTGTTTCAGTTTGATGTGGAAAGAAGCCAAAAGGGGTGTAGAGCATGATGGGGAGGGACGAGGCTGCAGTCAGTGGGCTGCTTATCTCCAGTACATTTGGATGAAGCAAAAGCAGGCAGCAAGGCGGGACTGTCTGTGCTATGAACCCTGAGCAGTCCGTGGCCAGAACCCAGAACTTTCAAGACCTTTCTGTCCCAGAGTGCCGCCTGCTTAtctgctgagcccagcagccacATTTGGACCTGCAGCCTGAGGAAAACCCTCACTGCCCCTCCTGACACGGAGAAGCCAAGTGGAATTTTCCAACTTGGGGTTATGCTGTTTTCCCTGCCTGCCTTTGCAGACTTATTTTCTGAGCACCTCTCCTTGAATCAAGTCCCTGGTGAGACCAGAATTTTTGCCAAACTCCCAGTAGATAAAACCCAAACCACCCCATGCTGCCAGCCCAGTGAAAAGGATGCCTTGTTGCTTAGTAGGGAAGTTTCAGATTCTTATATGTGTCAGACTCTTACAAGTGTTTCAGACACTTACATGTGTTGTGTTTGGTGCAGCTACTGCTGCTTGAGCAGGGCTGATTTTTCCTGGGACGATTTCTGTAATGGCTGGCTTGGGAGGGCAGCCCTGCGGTGTGAGTGGGGGGGCATTGTGCAGGGCTTCATTAACACAGGTGTCTGAAACCCTGGCTTCGAATTTAGtgaactgagagaaaaaataaagaagagttTGGTTTATCCAAAATGGaacacttcactttttttttttttcctcctttctttaaTTCTATTCTGGAACACGTACTCTCAAATCCTGTTTTGGTGTTcaattttgaaactgtttttctgaaaatactttgaaatctATTTCAGCTTTTATCAAAGGGTCTTAGTAGTGGGAGAGAAGAGCACTCTGGCAGAACTGCTCACGGATTGATGGAAAACTCAGCAACTGGGGCTGGTCACTGAGATATGTATGCCTGGGGAGTGTTATtcacaagaaatattttcccagctCTCAAGGCCAGTGTTGCAAACCTGGCCTGAGGGGCAGTACCTGAGTCTGGCAACCTGCGGGGCCCGTCCAGGGTGCTGGGGCCTGGGGTGGCAGCCACACACCTGAGCTGGTGGTGAGGGGGACCTGCCTGGTGCTCGGCGGTTGTCAGTCTGGGTTTTCTGCCACCACGGTCTCTATCCAGAGGGAGATGTGCTGTGCTGGCCAGGAGTGCCGTCTTCTGAggcttcccagctcctgccggGTCAGAGCTCCTCTTTTGACTTCTCCTGTGATGGCAGCTTCTGTACAAACTTCTGCAGTCCTGCAGTTCCTTCTGCTGGCAGAGGAAGTTGCTAAATGAGCTAGACTCTCCACCCACAATTAGTATTCCCACATCACTGCCTCCTCATCTGGTGGTATCAGGGGCTGGGACTGGGAACCCTGGAGTTCCCAGCAGTTTCTGCTTCTTCACAGGTCCCTTACGGAGCAGCTGGCTTGGAGCAATAAGCACGTTGCACAAGTCTGCCGTTGTGAACTTGCTCTCCTGGGCTTGTATAATGCAGGAGAGCGACGCTGGGATGGCCACGTGGAGGACAGGCAGGAAGACTGGTCAAAAATCCAGCCTGCAGTTTTTCCTGGTTCCCTTGAGAAGTAGCTGAGGAAAGAGATTTCAGTGAATGACAAGTGGTCTGAGCATGGGATTTGGCTGTGGCAGCACTGTCTGAGggtgcttgctgctgctcttttggactgagaagaagcagcagctgtcagCTGAATTGGGGAGGGAAGGATCTCATGCCCTCATGCGACTGGCCTGATGTGTATAGCAGCAACCTGAAAACATGTTGTCTGCTTTGAGTTTGGAGGAAATCAGGATTGGAAAATAGTGCCAGTCCCATGACCTGCTTCCTGAGCCAGGTCAtgttctgctccagcaggagggCCTGCAGGATGCAAGGCCCCCTGGAGGTTGTGCAGTGGCAACCACGTGCAAGCTACAGCAGAGCCTACAGGACACAGAGGCTGCAGAAAATCTTGCTGTGCCATCTCACCACTGAGCACTCTTCCATCTTCTGGTGCTCATTCTTCCACTGGGGCTCTGCTGTGTAGAATGGCACACTCGTGTGCGTATTAAGGCTTTCCTAGGTGCTGGTCACCTCCCCATCAGTCCTCTTGCCCCACTGTAGACAAATCTCTGCTGTAAGAACTTTCTTCCCAACCCAGTCTCTGCTTCCACCTCAGTTCAGTTGTGTGATCATGACTCACGCTCAGTTCTGTACAGAAGCCTCCTGCCTTCATCTCATCTTCTCTCATTAACTGTGGTCTTCCCTGAAAGACAACTGTAAAACGGGAATTCTGAAGTGGAGCTGCAGGCTTTGACAATCTTGATTGCCATGTGTGTCTCTTGCAGTGGGCAACACTGAGAATAGAGCGTGGTGCCAAGGAGAAGAACCATCCATTATACAAGCCCTATGTCAATGGTAAGATTGTGCCCTGCGTGGGTACACATGAAGTTCAAATTTCTGTATGGGAGCTGTGGTAAATGTAGTGTCTGTGAGCAGCTGAGGTATGATGGGAAACCCTCTCCTTGCAGGTGGATTAGCTAGGTGGCTATGGAGAGATCAAGTGCGTGAGGCACCTAGACCTTGCTTCATGTCTAGGTAGCTGGGAGGACTGGTTTGTTCCTGtctgtgctggaggagggaagggaaaccGTGGCTCTCAACTGTCTTTGAGCGGGCAAGTCACGCTTTGCTTAGAGCTGCCCGTGGCCTGTTACAGGTATCATTGCAAAAGAGCCAACATCACTGGAAGAGGAGATCAAGGAGATGCGCCGTAGTGGCAGTGGCAAAGCCCTGGACACCCCTGAGTTTGAGCTCTCAGATATCTTCTATTTCTGCCGCAAAGGCATTGAGACCATCATGGATGATGAAGTGACCAAGAGGTTTTCAGCTGAAGAGCTGGAGTCCTGGAATCTGCTAAGCAGGACCAACTACAACTTCCATTACATCAGTCTGCGCCTCACTGTTCTCTGGGGACTGGGTGTTATCATCCGCTACTGCTTCCTGCTGCCACTCAGGTGAGTGCTGCTGTGAAACGTGCCCAATGAGGTGGTGCTGTGGcctgttgctgctgcagcaggtgcaGCTGGTCCTCAGGTTCCATGGACCTTACTCAGCACAATCAGGAGAGACAGGCTATGTGATGCGCAGGGCCTGTGATCTGAATTTGCTAGCATGTAACTTCCCTCTTTCTGCAGGATAGCCCTGGCATTTACTGGCATCAGTTTGTTGGTGACTGGTACTACAGTAGTGGGATATTTGCCAAATGGAAGGTGAGTTGTTCTTTGAGAGAAGAAGGGATGGGGCAGCTCCATGTGTCATTTGAGACCTGATGATCctgatttttttgtgaaagGCCTGTCtgttctgcctgctgcagatGAGGCACAGGGTCCTGACATCTGTAGTCTGTCAGGAACAGACACCCTgtaattttaaacaaaggaCCTAAATATGAACATTAAGCCCCTTGGCAGATCTCTCAGCCCTGGGCTCTGAAAGGaataaaaccagaagagaaCAAAGGCCTAAGTTTGCTTCTCAAGAATTATGAATCGGTGGTCATAAGCTGACAGCAAAACCCAGTGGGAGATGTGTTTCTATGGGCGTATGAAGTCTCGGTTGAATCTCATGGCCTGAGACAGCTGGGCCAAGTCACACAGTTACAGGGAGCTGGGTGTGATAGCCTCTGTTCTGGGCTGCAGGTGTAAAGAGTTCCTCAGCAAGCATGTCCACCTGATGTGTTATCGTATCTGCGTACGTGCCCTCACAGCTATCATTACCTACCATGACCGGTAAGgaagtgctgcctgctgcagaccATCCTTCCCCACTAGCCGCTCTGTGCTGTGCCTCTTGTAGGCCTCCCTCTTCATTCCTCTGCCCTCatctttgtctttgttttgcatttagaGAAAACAGACCCCGAAATGGAGGCATCTGTGTGGCCAATCACACATCCCCCATTGACGTGATCATCCTTGCCAGTGATGGCTACTATGCAATGGTAAGGTCTGcgccccagctctgcctgccaaGGCCTGGCCACATGTATTTTTGGAGCAGCAAGTATATTGCATGGGACAAGTCGTGGGCAGAAAGAGGCTTTTGCACATGCAGAACTGCATGAACTCTCAGACCCTGTGCACTGATACCCTGTTGCCTTGCTTTCCAGCAAGTTTGCCTGGAATTCAGAGCACCAAGGCATTCTGGCCACTGCTTTGCAAGGAGAGTTCTTGGCTTTGCTCTCTATGGAAGAGCAAGCTACATCTTCAGCTTGGCCATGCTGGGGCTTGCTGCGTCTTTCCAATCAGAGCCTCTCAGCCTTACCAGGACAGGGGTGGAAAGATGAACCTCAGCTTGGCTGTGAAGCTGTAGGAGCTGCCTTGGCCTTCAAGTGTGCCCAGGTCTTGTAACTTGTGTCTTCTCATGCTGTTCAGGTGGGTCAAATCCACGGCGGGCTGATGGGTGTGATACAGAGAGCCATGGTGAAGGCTTGCCCCCACGTCTGGTTTGAACGCTCAGAGGTCAAAGACCGTCACCTCGTTGCCAAAAGGTGTGACAGTTGCTAGCTGCTGGGAGAGGTCTGGAGGCTGGGAAAGACAGGGGGCTGCCCCCTTCCCTTGGGTGAGGACACTGCCTCTCCTTGTGGGTATTGGGAGAGTGTGGCAGTGTTACTGGCATCCAGATAGTCCTCAGTGACTGAAGGATAAGCACTGTGCGCTGTGTGAGTTGCTAGGACAGCTCCTGTGCCATGTGCTAATTGGTGACACTCTTCTGTTTAGGCTTACAGAGCACGTCCAGGACAAGAGCAAACTGCCTATTCTTATCTTTCCAGAAGGTGAGTCGTGGAGTGAGGTCAGAGAAGCATCTGGTGGAGAGAACATGCTGGGACAGCACCCTATTTATGTGACTTTCTTGCTTATGCAGCCAAGGGCCTTGAGAGCCTTCAGTGAGGCAAAGGGAACATTGCAATTTTAGAGCTAACTGAGCCCAGAATGCAGAAGTCATATATGATGTCTTAGTGATGCTGCACCTCTTGTGCACAAGGAGAGCAGGGTTTGGAGTGAGTGTTAGGGGTCAGTTTCTGGATGCCTGTAGGTGTATAGCTTAGACATCTGAACTGACTCGCAAGGGGAAGTTCAGAAGATTGTGCTTGCCTTTAACAGGAACCTGCATCAACAACACATCTGTGATGATGTTCAAAAAGGGGAGCTTTGAAATTGGAGCCACAGTTTACCCTGTAGCCATCAAGGTATGAGAAAGCAAACATTCTTACAGCAGAAGTAGTCCTCTGCATGAGAGCTCAGTCTTAGTGGCTCAGTCTTGGCACTGATGGGTCAGCAGCCTGGTCTGAGGGCATGGGGACACTGGGGTTACTTCATGTGGTGCACTGGGGAGGGCTGGCCTACAGCTGGGCTTTGGGTAAAACTCGGAGCCTCAGGGAGGGTGCATCCTCTGCCTGACTTTCATGAGCTCTTCTGCCTCTGTAGTATGACCCGCAGTTTGGAGATGCCTTTTGGAACAGCAGCAAATATGGCATGGTAACCTACCTCCTTAGGATGATGACCAGCTGGGCCATTGTCTGCAGTGTCTGGTACTTGCCCCCAATGACCAGGCAGGTAAGTAATCTGAGCCTGCCTTACCTGATCCACTGCACAATTagcccttttcttctgctgaatgGTGTCGTTTTCCCACAGCCTGAAGAGGATGCTGTCCAGTTTGCCAATCGAGTGAAGTCAGCCATTGCCAGGCAGGGAGGCCTTGTGGATCTGCTCTGGTGAGACCAGGCCgtcttttctcttcctggtgCTATTGTTCCTTGTTCCTGGGTCCTGATAAGTGTTTGTGGGCTGCAGAGCAAAGTTTGTGTCTTGTGTTAGGGAGATTTTCGTCTAGGCAGATTAGGCCTATGAAGAAATGGAGATACGTCTCCAAAACTGCTGTTCTGTAGTCGGGACCCAAATCTTTCCTTATTCTGTGTGTGCTGGGCACCTGAGCTTCATTCTGCAATTCTGGCTTGCACTTAGATGCCCTTGTTCTGCTTGTTGCTGCTAGCAAAGCAGGTGGATCTTGAGAACCTCTCTTGTCAGGCACTAAGATCTTCAGAGCCTCGGAGGTGGAGGGCCTCTGCAGGTGTTGTGCTGTGGTGGTATCAGAGCATCTCACACTTCTGACAGAGCTGCCATGTTGAGCACTGTGCAGGGCCATGGGTGCCACTCCTGGCAAAGAAACTCCCCTTGGGGCAGTCAGCCTGCAGTGTGTCTTGGCAGCCTAATGTACAAGTGCGGCTGTCCGGCTGATGTGGGACCTGCTGCTTTGAGAAGCCCCAACTGACGTGTCAGTGCAAACCTATAGCTCCACTGAGCGTATGACTCTCTTCACAGGGATGGAGGTCTgaagagggagaaggtgaaAGATACGTTCAAGGAGGAGCAACAGAAACTCTACAGCAAAATGATTGTAGGCAACCATGAAGACCGGAGCCGCTCCTGAGtcctctgcctccagcactgATACTGGGCCTGGTCAGAGCCCTCTGCATCCAGCACGAGCCAGGGCTTGTCTGAAGCAGCTCTGTGTGTTTGGGACTTTGGCTGCTCCAGAGCTGCTTGGACTTGCTTCTCTGGCTTTTTCCTGGAGGCACTATTATTGCCTAGAGTCTTCGTACCCTGGGCAGCTCTTGGCAAAGATGCCTTCTTGTTACTGTTACAGTGAAGCCCCTTGCAGGGGCAATATTAAATGAAACACTTCTGGTGTCATATGCTTCCATGTGGTGTTCACAGGCTCGGGGGAGGGCTGGTGTGTTGTTGTGCATGTGTGTCAGTCACAAGTCTCCCACTGCACAGAAACTGGTGAGCTGCACTGAGAGATTAGCTGCTTTGACAACCAAAGGATTCTTACGAGCCTGTGCCTCTCATGTCTGTGGCACAAAACCCACAAGGAGAaaactttcctcttccttttgctacCCTCCTGCCATAGCCTGACCATTGCTTCTTCAGCATCTGAGTAACAGCCTCTTTGCTGGGGTTGCTCAAGCAGTGAGGATCATCCTCCTTGGAagcctccccctctcccctggATCTACAAGCCCGCCAGGCAATTGTCACTGATGCAGCAGATGGGGCAGGCTCCTGATAAATCTGTATGTGCTGTGATGGGAGCCCAGGGTGGGCAGGAGGCTCCATAGCTGGGGCAGGAAATCCCCTTTCAAGTCTCTCCCGAGGAAGATGAGATCTGGTCTTGATACACACCAACTTGCACATTTATTATCTTGGTTTGTTGCAAGGAAGTAGAAATCTTGTGCTGGAGGTGGTACCCTTTTCAGCTCTGTGAGTATATTAGTAAAGCAACTTGTATTTGAGCATTCATCCTGTGTATTTTCCAGCTAACCATATGGTCCTACAAACTTTAGCACTTTAATTGGGTCCTCTGCCTGTTCTTACATGCTGTTTCACCGCTACCCACAGAAGCTCACTTGATTCACTAGAACGTTAGAGGAGGCGATCTTTATTAAAATCCTCATTTGCACCCTGAGTGGTGGTTGCTGAGCAAGAGCATCTGATGCCTTGCAGGTCAGGGTGGGTATCCTGTTTTAAGAGTCCTTAAATATGAGTTTCTCTGAACAAGCTCCCAATACAGATTCAAGGTAGTTtcctttctgcttgtttttatttgggtAAAACACTTATcaagaaagaggcagagaaaagcaagcaagagaaagaaacGGAAATTCCCCTAACCTTTCCCAAAACATACTGTGCATACCCTCACATTATTCAGTTGTGTGCTACCTTCCAGCTTTGTATTGTTACTGTATTTGAAACTATTATTTTGGGTCAGTTAGGGTACTTTGACCTGTGTCCAGACAAGGTGCAAGCAGGATATGCACAGAGCATGGGGTGTCCTCATAACAGAAACCCTAGTTTCCACCATGTGCTATTTTTCACCTGTCCTAGGACCATCAACTTAGGCACAAGTATTCTAAAATCTTCCTGGTACAATACCTGAGACAGTCCTCCTTACAATGATGTAAAGCTACACTTAACAGCATATGatctattaaaatataaatatgggaaatatTTCTATACCAAATTGATTCACCTTTGCTTCTTGCAGTGATCAAAACATGATCCTGCATAAACATACACACAGGCACATTACCTAAATAAACATGGGGTTCAGTTATCAGTGATCTGTTACACATGATCCCCATTAACACCAGCATTACCAGGAGAAACCGTGCTGTTCTCATTTGGTGATGGAGACACCTTTATTGGCCCCATGCTTTTCATTATTACCCCAACTTCATATTCTCTTCTGCCTAAGGTCAGACGTGGCAACTGAtgtaagggaagaaaaaaatgaaatgaagaaaagtctggtttatttctatttccacCAAAGATAGTTAGCAGCATCTACAGGGTTGAAATGAATTGCTTGTGCTAccaaaggaagacaaaataacAGTTTGCTGCTAACAGGTACCTTAGGTACTAGGGCTAGAACCCCTCCTGCAGGAGTTTATAGTGGTGTTAAGGAGCTATTCATCAGTCTTTTGGCTTACCAGACTCACTCTTAGCAGCCGTTCACCAGTCCTCCATCCATGTTTCTTAGCTGATGGGGCTATTGCTTagctactcaaaaaaaaaaaaaaaaaaaaaaaaaaaaaaaaaaaaaactagcctCTCTTGTCAGTTTTTGTTGACAGGCACAGTGTTTGATCGCCAATTTTTAGATGTATGAGAAATAGTGGGTATAGCATACATGCTGTGGGAGCTACAGTTCAGTTCCCAAGGGGGTCTGTGTTACCCTGTAGCACTTTCCTGTACCATTTAACCATAACATTTCACTATCTGTATTTGCTCCGGTTCCTGCTAGAGTCAGATCCATGcccaaaaagctgctgctggcctcgTGGCTGCCATGGTAGCCActggccagccccagccccagcactgcccagatGAGTTCTGCTGCTCTGGCCTCAGGGTTCGCAAAGCTTTTCCCTGCCCCAGGGGCCACTTGGACCAAACCCCAGCACCATGCCCTGGTCTGACCAGCTCTGGAGGGTTCATGAGACCCAGAGCACCGCAGggtcagggctgtgctgtgctctctgGGTGCCCCTGGactgagctgcagctgaggcCGCTGCACTGGGCTTGGGATGTGGGCAGTGCATCGCTGCCCAGCCTGCCCCTACCTGGGCAGGGTCTCAGGGCTCTCCTTTGCCtttccccagccagcagcccgCTCCCGTGCACCCACCTGCACTCTTCCTGTCCTCTCCAAGTCGGGCATCGTCTTTGGCCGTGTAGCTGCAGTTGTGTGcacaggcaggggctgtgctccggtgcctgcagcagcccctgggtgctgggacCTGTCTGCAGGTGCCCACAGGTCTGCCTGGGCTGGCTGCCCCAGCCGCTGTCAGAGGCTGCAGtgacagcaccagcagccccagcctgctcgCAGTCCCCAGGTGCCTCCAGCCACTGCTGTGCCTGtggccatccctgcagccctgctgctgccgggATGCTGCACGGCAGGCCGGACAGGTTAGGAGGCACACATCCATCTTGCCTCAGCTCTccctccccatgcccccagTCAATATGTCTCTCTCCGATGGGAAAGTTAATAAATTTAGCTCTAGATTAAAAGTATCGATCATTTCATTTGTAAGCAATAAATAACCAGGGGGAGCGTTGGGCGGCCCACGGGGTAGGGGCTGGCGGCTCGGGCTGCAGCAGCCATGCAGCCCGCTGGGGCCAGGGGCCCTCATATGCATTCTGCCCGGATGCTGGCATTGATTTGCTATTAGTCTCCCCGCACCACCCAGTAGCACATCATTCCCGGAGCCGCTATTAATGGCCTTTTGATAAATAATCACTTGTAAGTCaataaatttttattaaacagtGTGGCGCTTTGATTTATGAAAATCCGACGGGGTTTGTCTGGGAGAAAAGGGATGCGGAATTGAAGCGGAGCTGCCATCCATCTGCCTGCCAGGCCGCCCTGCCCGCGCTCGCATCCGCACGCCCCGGAGCAGCGGCGGTGTGCTGATCGGCAGGGAGCCCGGCCCCACAGCAGGCCCCAGCCAGGGCCATGAGCGGGACCTGGGGGTGCCGGAGCTCGCTTGCACCATGGGCCAGGTCCTACTGAGCCCCCAGTGCCCGTGGGGGCTGTGTGTGGCTGCAAGCGGCCCCAGCAGGTGAGCGGAGCTGTGTGCTGGTGCCAGCCATGGGGCCTCACTGCCGACAGAgctcacagccccacagccccggcTGAGCGGTGCCACGCGGGCCCTGTACAGCTGAGGGCTGCACGGGGCAGGCAGGCTGTGGCTGTGATTTGTCTCTCTCCTCGGCTGCAGCAGGCCCTTTGCCACCTGCTTTATTTGTCTCCCAGCCCTGACGTGGCATCAGACAGGTGTTAAACTACTTAATcactttaaaattgttttaattttctgttttgtattgaTCTCCACAGCACCAATTAATCAGCTCACTGGACCAGGCAGTTAGTACATTAAAAATTGTCAGCCACGCTGGGCAGCttagaaaatgtcaaaaaaatatCTCGACAGCAGCCCCACACTTCGTGcagagcctgctcctgctgagcgccagctctgtgcagggaCGGTGACGGTGACGTGGCGCTGCCCTGGGCCAGGACGCGTGGGGCATGCAGCGCACACACAGTGTGGCCGGGGGACCTTACGTCCCATGGAGCCCCCCCATCCCATCAAGGTGCCAAAGGGGCTATATAGCTGGGGGAGGGCTATGCCCCTCTCCACCACCCTCTCACACTTCCCAGGGGACTGgtcagggagctggggggggggggggggggggctcagccttCCCCAAGGCCCCAGGaatggctgcagggcagctgggaCTCCTTGCAAAACACATGGTGGAAAGTGAGGGGGATGAGAGGACCTGAAGCCAAACATAGGCCTCAGGG is drawn from Oxyura jamaicensis isolate SHBP4307 breed ruddy duck chromosome 22, BPBGC_Ojam_1.0, whole genome shotgun sequence and contains these coding sequences:
- the GPAT4 gene encoding glycerol-3-phosphate acyltransferase 4, whose amino-acid sequence is MFLLLPFDSLVVNLLGISITVLFTLLLVFIIVPAIFGVSFGIRKVYMKTLLKIFQWATLRIERGAKEKNHPLYKPYVNGIIAKEPTSLEEEIKEMRRSGSGKALDTPEFELSDIFYFCRKGIETIMDDEVTKRFSAEELESWNLLSRTNYNFHYISLRLTVLWGLGVIIRYCFLLPLRIALAFTGISLLVTGTTVVGYLPNGRCKEFLSKHVHLMCYRICVRALTAIITYHDRENRPRNGGICVANHTSPIDVIILASDGYYAMVGQIHGGLMGVIQRAMVKACPHVWFERSEVKDRHLVAKRLTEHVQDKSKLPILIFPEGTCINNTSVMMFKKGSFEIGATVYPVAIKYDPQFGDAFWNSSKYGMVTYLLRMMTSWAIVCSVWYLPPMTRQPEEDAVQFANRVKSAIARQGGLVDLLWDGGLKREKVKDTFKEEQQKLYSKMIVGNHEDRSRS